One segment of Synchiropus splendidus isolate RoL2022-P1 chromosome 4, RoL_Sspl_1.0, whole genome shotgun sequence DNA contains the following:
- the ptp4a2b gene encoding protein tyrosine phosphatase type IVA 2 yields the protein MGRLANMNRPAAVEITYECMRFLITHNPTNATLNKFTEELKKFEVQTLVRVCDATYDKAPVEKEGIQVLDWPFDDGAPPPTQIVDDWLKLLNTKFREEPGCCIAVHCVAGLGRAPVLVALALIESGMKYEDAVQFIRQKRRGAFNSKQLFYLEKYRPKMRLRFKDTNGHNCCVQ from the exons ATGGG CCGTCTTGCCAATATGAACCGCCCCGCTGCAGTCGAGATCACCTACGAGTGCATGAGGTTCCTCATCACCCACAACCCTACCAACGCCACGCTTAACAAATTCACCGAG GAGCTGAAAAAGTTTGAGGTGCAGACACTGGTGAGAGTTTGTGATGCTACTTATGATAAAGCGCCAGTTGAGAAAGAGGGGATCCAAGTCCTG GACTGGCCTTTTGACGATGGCGCACCTCCTCCCACTCAGATTGTGGATGACTGGCTCAAGCTGCTAAACACCAAGTTCCGAGAGGAACCTGGCTGCTGCATCGCTGTGCACTGTGTGGCAGGGCTTGGCCG TGCTCCAGTGTTGGTTGCCTTAGCTCTTATTGAGAGTGGGATGAAATATGAAGATGCTGTTCAGTTCATAAGACA GAAGAGACGTGGAGCCTTCAACTCCAAACAGCTTTTTTACCTCGAGAAATACAGACCCAAAATGCGTCTGCGGTTCAAGGATACCAACGGCCACAACTGCTGCGTGCAGTAG